The following DNA comes from Naumovozyma castellii chromosome 4, complete genome.
CACTCCAGTGAATGAACAAGTTGAAAATTCCAATGAACTTAGCGTGGATAGCAATGAAGTTGCTGATGATGATCAGGAACCAAGGAGGAGGAAGACCACaactaaaaaaaataatagaaatgGTGCTACCACTATGGAACGAGAGGAAAAACAATACCAACGAATGCTTGCAAAAGCAATTAAAGAAAGTCAGCaagcaacaacaaatcCAGAAGACCAGGATgaaaaatcttttgaaacCAATAATCATCACTCTAATTCCACAATGACGTCGTCAAATGAAGACCCTGTAGAAGATATAAAACCTTCATCATTGACCCCAATGACATCCAATACTGAAAGTGCAGATGAACTCCAGCAGCCACTACCAACAATAAGAAAATCTAGCAGAGTAGCCAAAAAGAGGAAAACGAAAAAGGCAACAACAGAACGAAAATTTATAAAACCAAAAGTaccaaataatgatgttaCTCTTGATGAATCAATTAAACCTAGAATTCCGCCAAAACGTACAACTTTAAATGAAATGAGAAAAAGAACAGCTGCCATAATGGAATTCATTTCAAGAACACAATTGGAACTAAGCATTGAACAAGAATCAAGAGAACGCTTTATAAAATTTGTCGAAAACGACAAATTTGTTGATAAAATCGACACCATATTTGAAAACCATAAGAAGAATTTAGTTTTAATGGATGATCTAACGCGACAATTATTGGTATGGGAAAATACTTAtgcaagaaaagaaagctCCGATTAAAATGAacaatcttttcttttagGGACACTTTCTAGATATCATTTCATacaaaacaaagaaacaCCAATAAACATTCTACTTTATAAACAATATAATGACATAACTTTTTAAATTACATAACATCATTACATACagaaattttataatttttttcttgtttttattgtatttttgtttttgtttttttctgttattattattagttttATTGAATGGTACTACTCTTTGCCATATTCTCTGGTACTTTATAATTGGAAGCACGCCCCTCCTCATATAAGTTTTCTATCGTTTTCTCTAATGCACCcttctctttcaaatctaaatattttcGATAAAGAATCAAAGCTGTGTGTGCGtcttcaatggaatcaTGATCACCCTCTTGAATATTAAGCCCCAATAGTACAAATGCCAAATAtcttaatgaaagaaaCCTTTTGCCTTGTAAGAAATAGATTGCAGTATCTCTAATTTGAGTTTTTGGAACATTGATATTTATATTCTTAAAATCATTGTAAAGTCCGTGACCAACAAAGACACACCCTAATTGCATAAGTAACCAAATTTTTCTATAGATTACTTCTCTGGTAACTAAGGGCCTTGAACTGGTTTCTGGGCACAAGTCCCCAGGGTGAATACCACTATAACGTGTCAAATAATCCTCAATGTGGTTATTATTGACAACATAATCATCAATAAAGGGAACACCAAACATTTCTCCTATTTCACCTCTAATAACAGAAATTCTAGCCAGTGCAATTTTTTTGGCCCTTACTATAGTCTTAACACCTTTACAATCAATTTCActcaattcattatttagAATGACGAATTCTGCATCAATGGCAATTAAAGTTCCGGGTTTAGGGGCTTCCGCTTTTGAAAGTAATTTGTATTCGGTACGAACATTATCTTTAACACCTTTCGCAAAATGGTCCCTGTATAGGATGTCGTAGTTAATTGAGTATGTATCCactgaaaaaaatggtTTACGTAATTCCTCTGCATCACAATATATGATTATCTCAGGTGTTTTCCACCAGGCTGAAATATTCAACGCATCAGCTTCGTCGACTTCTACTACTAAGTAATCATTGAACATATACCActtgaatgaatttgtCTTGGAATCAAAGATTCTGACATAGGTTACTAGTCTTGTTTCATTGTTAGATTCATTTATTCTTGCCACATAACCATTCAATTCATACTTGAAGATTTGATTTGTGGATTTAATGTCGTTTGGAGATGATCTTACTATAGCTTTATCTTTTAGCATGGTGGCATAGAATTCTTTGGATAACCAATTCTTAATCGTTTTTACAGTAGACCATTCTGACTTTGTTAAAACAAGTTCCAATGATAATACAGGTGGTAAGTTCTTGATAGTCCTTTCATATTCCACAATCTCTTGTTTGTGACAAGTATCACAACAGCTGttgatatattttattcttttcataGACGTCTCGATATATGATAAAATCGGTTGGTTATTTAGCTTTTTGTTATTCTGTTTCACTCCATTCCTTGTCGGTGATAATACGGTCAGAGTAGGAATAACAGTAAGTTGCCTTGGGTAATCCTTACAAGACGCATTAACGTTTGTTTCTAAATGGAAGCCAAAGCATTGTTCTAAGGCAATATTATGACCGGTGctttccttttcatctCGAATCAATTGTCCTAGgaaaaaatcattgaatCTCTGAGACAACGATTTCTGTAGCTTTTCgtaattttctttcaatttattattgtcTTGATTAATTTGTAAATGGTCTAAAgatggaatattattttcaattttgttaGGTGCATTCTTAAAGTTACTATCTTGAGTTAAATTCAGTTCAGATGCTTCTTCATTAGAGTTCAATGAAACTTGAAAATTCGATGAACTGCAAATGTTTCCCTTTGACCTAGCCATCATATCATATAAGTAACCAAGGTCAGATAATAAAGAAGTCCTGTCAAGATTTTCATCCTTTAGGCAACCTACCAcaaaattataaatttcGGGAACAAATCTGTAAACTTGTAAGATGGCATTGGTATAAGAATTATCAACGTCTTTATCCAATCCAGAGAAGGGTGATTTATTAAAGGCCTCGAAATCGAAACTCGTAGATCCAAAACGGCCATATGTCGACGGTAATCTGGCGAATGCTGGTGGGATTTCCGATTCATTGACTGCCTTATATCTCAATAATTCTTCTGGCTTCATATCAGAAGTTAACCTTTTTCTTAGATCATACTGAGAAACATACTTCTCCATAACGTTTCTGTGACcgaatttatttttatcatAACGATAGAAGGGGAATTTTTCTGACGCCAGGCTTGCAAGTGGAGAATTGGATGGTAATTTATTTAGGATTAATGTGTGGTTGTTATCGATTGAGTTGACCATATCAATTTGTCTTTGAGGGATTGTTCCAGGACTCTTAAAGATTGTACGAGGCCAGGCAGACAATAATTTTTCGTGGTAATAGGGTAATCCAACACTACTTAATGGATAGTCATAATCATCGATTGAAACTGGGCCCTGAATTCCATCATCTGCAAAGTCTGGGAATTCCAAGATATCTGGCATATTCGtgaaatttgaattggTTGGAGATCTAGACCAAGTACTTAGACAATTATTGGATTCCAGAATAGCCAAATGATCACCATTAGGTGAGAGAGTTAGTTGCTTCATTGATTGACATGGGTGAACGTATTGTTTTCTTAATGTTGGGTTCGAAAGATCAATAAAGTCAAATGATCCATTCTCAGTAGCAACTATCATGACCGTGGGTAACAATGGATGAAGTTGAACAAATTCTGCACCCCCTGAACCCATGGTTGTCccttttgaaaatgatattggTGGTAGTTGTttcatatttcttaaatcGTAAACGTTAACAAATGGGTCAGCATATTGATTCGAAAATCTTTCAGATTTTCCGACGGTGACAAGAGTATAGTCACGAATATCCATTCCTGATATGGTAGATGAATGAGctgaaaatgatttgaCAATTTGGTTAGAGTTTGGATCTAACAAATCGACAGAACCGGATTGTTTCCCAACACAGATAAGCTTATTATTAGACGCCAAAAGTTTTACTTTGGAATTGTAATAGACCACATTCTCAAATTGTCCCTTCTTAAGGTCCACACAAGTGATACCCGTAGAGGTATTTTCCCCTGCACAGTACAGTTTGTGTTGTTTTTCCTGTGAGGAATAACACATTGCCTTCAATCCACTAAACGTTGCAATGTCAATACTAGTAAGGTTAAACATAGTTACACCTCTTCTATTAGAAAAATGAAGTGAATCTTCActtaatgataaaatacCTTCCCTGTGGCTCAACAAGTCCCTGACTGGTATAGCGCCCACGTGAGCTCTGAATCTAGTGTAGAGGGAGAAAGAGGGATCATATGACGAGACACAACCATATGTATCACCAGCCCAAACCAAATTTGTCCTGTCGTCAAATACTATTTTCGTAGCATCTTTAGTCTTGTTATCAAAGCGCAAATAGGGTTTCTGTAAGTGGTCTGTTAGATCGACGGGGTTGTTAAATGAATGTTGCCAGTTATTCATGACTTCTGCAGCATTCGAATGTTTGCGAGCACGTGAGATAGATTGTCTTGCGCAATTAATAAGCTCGAATGACTATAATAGCTTGAAAGGCTTTTCAATTGAGTTTATGTGATGGAAGTATCTTGCAAATTAATAAACCTTCCAAGTTAACATTAATGCTACAATTTTTCACAGGGCGACCCGTCActtattcttcaaaaggTAAACAATGGCAACGACAAGGTGAGAAGTACACAAGAACAAGACAACCAGAAA
Coding sequences within:
- the NCAS0D03590 gene encoding uncharacterized protein (ancestral locus Anc_6.173) produces the protein MTDSTEIMKEPILDSNLDAHHQEQEEEEITRCICGEVNPPEGDSGLYIQCESCSVWQHGFCVGIMEPEDVPDKYWCELCKPELHKISSSGKSSIYIPIQKNIDAQTLTEEEEQKINDEEITPVNEQVENSNELSVDSNEVADDDQEPRRRKTTTKKNNRNGATTMEREEKQYQRMLAKAIKESQQATTNPEDQDEKSFETNNHHSNSTMTSSNEDPVEDIKPSSLTPMTSNTESADELQQPLPTIRKSSRVAKKRKTKKATTERKFIKPKVPNNDVTLDESIKPRIPPKRTTLNEMRKRTAAIMEFISRTQLELSIEQESRERFIKFVENDKFVDKIDTIFENHKKNLVLMDDLTRQLLVWENTYARKESSD
- the PAN2 gene encoding poly(A)-specific ribonuclease (ancestral locus Anc_6.176), producing the protein MNNWQHSFNNPVDLTDHLQKPYLRFDNKTKDATKIVFDDRTNLVWAGDTYGCVSSYDPSFSLYTRFRAHVGAIPVRDLLSHREGILSLSEDSLHFSNRRGVTMFNLTSIDIATFSGLKAMCYSSQEKQHKLYCAGENTSTGITCVDLKKGQFENVVYYNSKVKLLASNNKLICVGKQSGSVDLLDPNSNQIVKSFSAHSSTISGMDIRDYTLVTVGKSERFSNQYADPFVNVYDLRNMKQLPPISFSKGTTMGSGGAEFVQLHPLLPTVMIVATENGSFDFIDLSNPTLRKQYVHPCQSMKQLTLSPNGDHLAILESNNCLSTWSRSPTNSNFTNMPDILEFPDFADDGIQGPVSIDDYDYPLSSVGLPYYHEKLLSAWPRTIFKSPGTIPQRQIDMVNSIDNNHTLILNKLPSNSPLASLASEKFPFYRYDKNKFGHRNVMEKYVSQYDLRKRLTSDMKPEELLRYKAVNESEIPPAFARLPSTYGRFGSTSFDFEAFNKSPFSGLDKDVDNSYTNAILQVYRFVPEIYNFVVGCLKDENLDRTSLLSDLGYLYDMMARSKGNICSSSNFQVSLNSNEEASELNLTQDSNFKNAPNKIENNIPSLDHLQINQDNNKLKENYEKLQKSLSQRFNDFFLGQLIRDEKESTGHNIALEQCFGFHLETNVNASCKDYPRQLTVIPTLTVLSPTRNGVKQNNKKLNNQPILSYIETSMKRIKYINSCCDTCHKQEIVEYERTIKNLPPVLSLELVLTKSEWSTVKTIKNWLSKEFYATMLKDKAIVRSSPNDIKSTNQIFKYELNGYVARINESNNETRLVTYVRIFDSKTNSFKWYMFNDYLVVEVDEADALNISAWWKTPEIIIYCDAEELRKPFFSVDTYSINYDILYRDHFAKGVKDNVRTEYKLLSKAEAPKPGTLIAIDAEFVILNNELSEIDCKGVKTIVRAKKIALARISVIRGEIGEMFGVPFIDDYVVNNNHIEDYLTRYSGIHPGDLCPETSSRPLVTREVIYRKIWLLMQLGCVFVGHGLYNDFKNININVPKTQIRDTAIYFLQGKRFLSLRYLAFVLLGLNIQEGDHDSIEDAHTALILYRKYLDLKEKGALEKTIENLYEEGRASNYKVPENMAKSSTIQ